Proteins found in one Cryptosporangium phraense genomic segment:
- the dop gene encoding depupylase/deamidase Dop has translation MSARRIMGTEVEYGISVPGQPGANPMVTSSQIVNAYGSRNDPSRNGRARWDYEEESPLRDARGFNYGGALYDPAEALADEDLGLANVILTNGARLYVDHAHPEYSTPEVTNPRDIVLFDKAGERVMAEASRRAATVPGAPPINLYKNNTDNKGASYGAHENYLMRRRTPFSEIVTHLTPFFVTRQVVCGAGRVGIGQDGSGSGFQISQRADFFEVEVGLETTLKRPIINTRDEPHADAEKYRRLHVIIGDANLSEISTYLKVGTTALVLSLIEDKVLPSDLALAEPVTDLRSVSHDPALQHKVSLRDGRKMTALDIQEIYCERARTYVEDRFGDDADPITKDVLERWESVLQRLRQDPMLCATELDWVAKLRLLEGYRDRDGLGWDSPRLALVDLQYSDVRPEKGLYHRLVARGAMKRLLDDDEVTRAMLKPPTDTRAYFRGRCLEKYGPSVVAASWDSLIFDVGRESLVRVPMLEPERGTQQHVGSLLDRCDSATELLDALTGPGR, from the coding sequence ATGAGCGCGCGACGAATCATGGGCACCGAGGTGGAGTACGGCATCTCGGTTCCCGGCCAGCCCGGCGCCAACCCGATGGTCACCTCGTCCCAGATCGTCAACGCGTACGGGTCGCGCAACGACCCGTCGCGCAACGGCCGGGCCAGATGGGACTACGAGGAGGAGTCGCCGCTGCGCGACGCCCGCGGGTTCAACTACGGCGGTGCGCTCTACGACCCGGCCGAAGCGCTGGCCGACGAGGATCTGGGGCTGGCCAACGTCATCCTCACGAACGGCGCGCGGCTCTACGTCGACCACGCGCACCCGGAGTACTCGACGCCCGAGGTGACGAACCCGCGGGACATCGTGCTGTTCGACAAGGCGGGCGAGCGGGTGATGGCCGAGGCGTCGCGGCGGGCCGCGACCGTCCCGGGCGCGCCGCCGATCAACCTGTACAAGAACAACACCGACAACAAGGGCGCCTCCTACGGCGCGCACGAGAACTACCTCATGCGCCGCCGGACGCCGTTCAGCGAGATCGTCACCCACCTGACGCCGTTCTTCGTCACGCGCCAGGTCGTCTGCGGCGCCGGGCGGGTGGGCATCGGGCAGGACGGGTCGGGCTCCGGGTTCCAGATCAGCCAGCGGGCCGACTTCTTCGAGGTCGAGGTCGGGCTGGAGACCACGCTCAAGCGCCCGATCATCAACACCCGGGACGAGCCGCACGCCGACGCCGAGAAGTACCGCCGGCTGCACGTCATCATCGGCGACGCGAACCTGTCCGAGATCTCGACGTACCTCAAGGTCGGCACCACCGCATTGGTCCTGAGCCTGATCGAGGACAAGGTCCTGCCGTCCGACCTGGCGCTGGCCGAGCCGGTCACCGACCTGCGCTCGGTCTCGCACGACCCGGCCCTGCAGCACAAGGTCAGCCTGCGCGACGGGCGGAAGATGACCGCGCTCGACATCCAGGAGATCTACTGCGAGCGGGCCCGCACGTACGTGGAGGACCGGTTCGGCGACGACGCCGACCCGATCACCAAGGACGTGCTGGAACGCTGGGAATCGGTGCTCCAGCGGCTGCGGCAGGACCCGATGCTGTGCGCCACCGAGCTCGACTGGGTGGCCAAGCTGCGGCTGCTCGAGGGCTACCGCGACCGCGACGGGCTGGGCTGGGACTCGCCCCGGCTGGCCCTGGTCGACCTGCAGTACTCCGACGTCCGCCCGGAGAAGGGCCTGTACCACCGGCTGGTGGCCCGCGGGGCGATGAAGCGGCTGCTGGACGACGACGAGGTCACCCGGGCGATGCTCAAGCCGCCGACCGACACGCGGGCGTACTTCCGCGGCCGGTGCCTGGAGAAGTACGGCCCGTCGGTGGTGGCGGCGAGCTGGGATTCGCTGATCTTCGACGTCGGCCGGGAGTCGTTGGTGCGGGTGCCGATGCTGGAGCCGGAGCGCGGCACGCAGCAGCACGTCGGTAGTCTGCTCGATCGGTGCGACAGCGCCACCGAGCTTCTTGATGCGTTGACGGGTCCGGGACGTTAA
- the prcB gene encoding proteasome subunit beta produces MQVTTGRSSNLFNAPVGSSFTEFLNLAAPELLPGRRPLPPGDHGAVAPHGTTIVAATYNGGVVMGGDRRATQGNMIAQRDIEKVFPTDAYSVAGIAGTAGIAIEMIRLYQVELEHYEKIEGTPLTLDGKANRLSIMIRGNLGAALQGLAVIPLFAGFDLDATDPAAAGRIFGFDVTGGCWEEQGYSSVGSGSVFAKSSLKKLWKPAMDEAGAVRILVESLYDAADDDSATGGPDIIRKLYPILAVVDAEGVRRLTDDEVGAVVAEVIADRTANPGV; encoded by the coding sequence ATCCAGGTGACAACAGGCCGTTCCTCGAACCTGTTCAACGCCCCGGTGGGGTCGTCGTTCACCGAGTTCCTGAACCTGGCCGCCCCCGAGCTGCTGCCCGGCCGGCGCCCGCTGCCGCCGGGTGACCACGGGGCGGTGGCCCCGCACGGCACCACGATCGTCGCCGCCACCTACAACGGTGGTGTGGTGATGGGCGGCGACCGGCGTGCCACCCAGGGCAACATGATCGCTCAGCGGGACATCGAGAAGGTGTTCCCGACCGACGCGTACTCGGTCGCCGGTATCGCCGGCACGGCCGGTATCGCGATCGAGATGATCCGCCTGTACCAGGTCGAGCTCGAGCACTACGAGAAGATCGAGGGCACGCCGCTGACCCTCGACGGCAAGGCCAACCGGCTCTCGATCATGATCCGCGGCAACCTCGGCGCGGCCCTCCAGGGCCTCGCGGTGATCCCGCTGTTCGCCGGGTTCGACCTCGACGCCACCGACCCGGCCGCGGCCGGCCGGATCTTCGGGTTCGACGTCACCGGCGGCTGCTGGGAGGAGCAGGGCTACTCGTCGGTCGGCTCCGGCTCGGTGTTCGCGAAGTCGTCGCTGAAGAAGCTCTGGAAGCCGGCGATGGACGAGGCCGGGGCGGTCCGCATCCTGGTCGAGTCGCTCTACGACGCGGCCGACGACGACTCGGCGACCGGCGGTCCCGACATCATCCGCAAGCTGTACCCGATCCTCGCGGTCGTCGACGCCGAGGGCGTCCGCCGGCTGACCGACGACGAGGTGGGCGCGGTGGTCGCCGAAGTGATCGCCGACCGAACCGCCAATCCCGGCGTCTAG
- a CDS encoding ferredoxin, translating into MSDTAADAPLRVWVDQDLCTGDGLCVQYAPEVFEFDIDGLAYVKGDDGELRTSPGDQVAVPAKLRLDVIGSAKECPGDCIHVVRESDGVEVAGPEA; encoded by the coding sequence GTGTCGGACACTGCCGCGGACGCGCCGCTGCGGGTCTGGGTCGATCAAGACCTCTGCACCGGAGACGGCTTGTGTGTCCAGTACGCCCCGGAGGTCTTCGAGTTCGACATCGACGGCCTCGCCTACGTGAAGGGCGACGACGGCGAGCTGCGCACGTCACCCGGCGATCAGGTGGCGGTGCCGGCGAAGCTGCGGCTGGACGTGATCGGCTCGGCCAAGGAATGTCCCGGCGACTGCATCCACGTCGTCCGTGAGTCCGACGGCGTCGAGGTGGCCGGCCCGGAGGCTTAA
- a CDS encoding ubiquitin-like protein Pup encodes MSTRDSGGQSQSSRARQDVDEVEAVEANPEVAERVEELTEDVDSMLDEIDSVLEENAEEFVRGYVQKGGE; translated from the coding sequence ATGAGCACCAGGGACAGCGGCGGTCAGTCGCAGAGTAGTCGGGCCCGGCAGGACGTCGACGAGGTCGAGGCAGTAGAGGCGAACCCCGAGGTCGCCGAGCGGGTCGAGGAGCTGACCGAGGACGTCGACTCGATGCTCGACGAGATCGACTCGGTGCTCGAGGAGAACGCGGAGGAGTTCGTCCGCGGTTACGTACAAAAGGGCGGCGAGTAG
- a CDS encoding tRNA (adenine-N1)-methyltransferase has protein sequence MPAATTPAEPAKNPAPIGTARRGPFLPGDRVQLTDPKGRLHTVVLEPGRSFHTHRGALAHDDLIGKPEGIVVTASSGTQYLAIRPLLSDFVLSMPRGAQVIYPKDAAQIVAMGDIFPGARVLEAGAGSGALTCSLLRAVGERGKVHSYERREDFADIARVNVERFFGAPHPAWTLTVGDVADAGSEEFDRVILDMLSPWEVLPRIAPMLIPGGVLIAYVATTTQLSATVEALREHGSFTEPRSWETLVRDWHVDGLAVRPDHRMVAHTAFLISTRRLADGVVAPKRQRKPSKGAEAYAARKAGQPDPATPATAPANPDPTPAPAKPDPTPEA, from the coding sequence ATGCCCGCCGCGACCACGCCCGCGGAACCCGCGAAAAACCCCGCCCCCATCGGCACCGCCCGCCGCGGACCCTTCCTCCCCGGCGACCGCGTCCAGCTCACCGACCCCAAAGGCCGGCTCCACACCGTCGTCCTCGAGCCCGGTCGCTCCTTCCACACCCACCGCGGCGCGCTCGCCCACGACGACCTGATCGGCAAGCCCGAAGGCATCGTCGTCACCGCGAGCTCCGGCACCCAGTACCTGGCGATCCGCCCGCTGCTCTCCGACTTCGTGCTGTCGATGCCCCGCGGCGCCCAGGTCATCTACCCCAAGGACGCGGCCCAGATCGTCGCGATGGGCGACATCTTCCCGGGCGCCCGGGTCCTCGAGGCCGGGGCCGGCTCCGGCGCACTGACCTGCTCCCTGCTGCGGGCGGTCGGGGAGCGCGGGAAAGTCCACTCCTACGAGCGGCGCGAGGACTTCGCCGACATCGCCCGGGTCAACGTCGAGCGGTTCTTCGGCGCACCGCACCCGGCCTGGACGCTCACCGTCGGCGACGTCGCCGACGCGGGCAGCGAGGAGTTCGACCGGGTCATCCTCGACATGCTCTCCCCGTGGGAGGTGCTGCCCCGGATCGCCCCGATGCTCATCCCCGGCGGCGTCCTGATCGCGTACGTGGCCACCACGACGCAGCTGAGCGCGACCGTCGAGGCGCTCCGGGAGCACGGGAGCTTCACCGAGCCACGGTCCTGGGAAACGCTGGTCCGCGACTGGCACGTCGACGGGCTCGCGGTGCGTCCCGACCACCGGATGGTGGCGCACACCGCGTTCCTGATCAGCACCCGCCGTCTCGCCGACGGCGTCGTCGCCCCCAAGCGTCAGCGCAAGCCGTCCAAGGGAGCCGAGGCCTACGCGGCCCGCAAAGCGGGCCAGCCGGACCCGGCCACCCCAGCCACCGCCCCGGCGAACCCGGACCCGACCCCGGCCCCGGCGAAGCCGGACCCGACCCCGGAGGCTTAA
- the prcA gene encoding proteasome subunit alpha, with protein MAMQFYASPEQLMRDRSEFARKGIARGRSVVVLSYSGGVLFVAENPSKALHKVSEIYDRIGYAAVGKYNEFEALRQVGVRYADLRGYSYDRRDVTARGLVNAFAQQLGAIFGEQSKPFEVEVCVAQVGASAAGDELYRLTYDGSVTDEPGFIAMGGQSEAIASNLREKHSNEHDLRAALKVATEALGSIGGENGNPRTLSAAQLEVAVLDRARPGRAFRRIIGAALEGLLSVPDSDAKPETDAKADADATPDAETGTPSEE; from the coding sequence ATGGCAATGCAGTTCTATGCCTCTCCCGAGCAGCTCATGCGCGACCGCTCGGAGTTCGCGCGCAAGGGCATCGCGCGCGGCCGCAGCGTGGTCGTGCTCAGCTACTCCGGTGGCGTCCTGTTCGTCGCCGAGAACCCGTCGAAGGCCCTCCACAAGGTCAGCGAGATCTACGACCGCATCGGCTACGCCGCGGTCGGCAAGTACAACGAGTTCGAGGCGCTGCGCCAGGTCGGCGTCCGCTACGCCGACCTGCGCGGCTACTCCTACGACCGGCGTGACGTCACCGCGCGGGGCCTGGTCAACGCGTTCGCGCAGCAGCTCGGCGCGATCTTCGGCGAGCAGTCCAAGCCGTTCGAGGTCGAGGTCTGCGTCGCCCAGGTCGGCGCGTCGGCGGCCGGTGACGAGCTCTACCGCCTGACCTACGACGGGTCGGTCACCGACGAGCCGGGCTTCATCGCGATGGGCGGCCAGTCCGAGGCGATCGCCTCCAACCTGCGCGAGAAGCACTCGAACGAGCACGATCTGCGGGCCGCGCTCAAGGTCGCGACCGAGGCGCTCGGGTCGATCGGCGGCGAGAACGGCAACCCGCGGACGCTGTCCGCGGCGCAGCTGGAGGTCGCGGTCCTCGACCGCGCCAGGCCCGGCCGGGCCTTCCGCCGGATCATCGGTGCGGCCCTCGAGGGTCTGCTCTCCGTCCCCGATTCGGACGCCAAGCCCGAGACGGACGCGAAGGCCGACGCGGACGCCACGCCGGACGCGGAGACCGGGACGCCGTCGGAGGAGTAG
- the arc gene encoding proteasome ATPase has protein sequence MNTDPNDAHGSARREAEVRDLTAQVDFLQEEVQLLRRKLTEGPRHVRTLEDRLATAQATISRLTEQNDKLASTLREARTQIVALKEEIDRLAQPPSGYGVFLAAHDDGTVDVFTGGRKLRVAVSPSVEAESLLRGQEVMLNDALNVVQALGVERAGEIVTLKEILYDDAGVKDRALVLSRADEERVVYLAHTLDDVALRAGDALLLEPRSAYAYERIPKSEVEELVLEEVPDIDYSSIGGLSSQIEQIRDAVELPFLHADLFREHELRPPKGVLLYGPPGCGKTLIAKAVANSLAKKVAEVRGDTGNDAGKSFFLNIKGPELLNKYVGETERHIRLIFQRAREKASNGTPVIVFFDEMDSIFRTRGSGVSSDVENTIVPQLLSEIDGVEGLENVIVIGASNREDMIDPAILRPGRLDVKIKIERPDAEAAKDIFSKYITGGVPIHDDDIKANGNSRDATLSAMIQGVVERMYTETEENRFLEVTYANGDKEVLYFKDFNSGAMIQNIVDRAKKMAIKDFLTLGQKGVRMQHLLDSCVDEFRENEDLPNTTNPDDWARISGKKGERIVYIRTLVSGGKGSEAGRSIETASNTGQYL, from the coding sequence GTGAACACAGATCCGAACGACGCGCACGGCAGCGCGCGGCGCGAGGCGGAGGTCCGCGATCTCACGGCCCAGGTGGACTTCCTCCAGGAGGAAGTCCAGCTCCTGCGCCGCAAGCTCACGGAAGGGCCCCGGCACGTCCGGACCCTCGAGGATCGTCTTGCCACCGCGCAAGCAACGATCTCTCGCCTCACCGAACAGAACGACAAACTGGCCTCGACCCTCAGAGAAGCGCGCACGCAGATCGTCGCGCTGAAGGAGGAAATCGACCGGTTGGCCCAGCCGCCCAGCGGCTACGGGGTCTTCCTGGCCGCACACGACGACGGAACCGTCGACGTGTTCACCGGCGGACGCAAACTGCGGGTCGCCGTCTCCCCGTCGGTGGAGGCCGAGAGCCTCCTCCGCGGTCAGGAGGTCATGCTCAACGACGCCCTCAACGTCGTGCAGGCCCTCGGTGTCGAGCGGGCCGGCGAGATCGTGACCCTCAAGGAAATCCTGTACGACGACGCCGGGGTGAAGGACCGCGCGCTGGTGCTCAGCCGCGCCGACGAGGAACGGGTCGTGTACCTGGCCCACACCCTCGACGACGTCGCGCTGCGGGCCGGTGACGCGCTCCTGCTCGAGCCCCGGTCGGCGTACGCCTACGAGCGCATCCCGAAGTCGGAGGTGGAGGAGCTCGTCCTGGAAGAGGTGCCCGACATCGACTACTCGTCGATCGGTGGCCTCTCGTCCCAGATCGAGCAGATCCGGGACGCCGTCGAGCTCCCGTTCCTGCACGCCGACCTGTTCCGCGAGCACGAGCTGCGGCCGCCGAAGGGCGTCCTGCTCTACGGCCCGCCCGGGTGCGGCAAGACGCTTATCGCCAAGGCGGTGGCGAACTCGCTGGCCAAGAAGGTGGCCGAGGTCCGCGGCGACACCGGTAACGACGCCGGCAAGTCGTTCTTCCTCAACATCAAGGGCCCGGAGCTGCTCAACAAGTACGTCGGCGAGACCGAGCGGCACATCCGGCTGATCTTCCAGCGGGCGCGCGAGAAGGCATCCAACGGCACCCCGGTGATCGTGTTCTTCGACGAGATGGACTCGATCTTCCGGACCCGTGGCTCCGGCGTCTCCTCGGACGTCGAGAACACGATCGTTCCCCAGCTGCTGTCGGAGATCGACGGCGTCGAAGGCCTGGAGAACGTCATCGTGATCGGCGCCTCGAACCGGGAAGACATGATCGACCCGGCGATCCTGCGGCCGGGCCGGCTCGACGTGAAGATCAAGATCGAGCGTCCGGACGCGGAAGCCGCGAAGGACATCTTCAGCAAGTACATCACCGGCGGCGTGCCGATCCATGACGACGACATCAAGGCCAACGGCAACTCGCGCGACGCGACGCTCAGCGCGATGATCCAGGGCGTCGTCGAGCGGATGTACACCGAGACCGAGGAGAACCGCTTCCTCGAGGTGACGTACGCCAACGGTGACAAGGAAGTCCTGTACTTCAAGGACTTCAACTCCGGCGCGATGATCCAGAACATCGTCGACCGGGCCAAGAAGATGGCCATCAAGGACTTCTTGACGCTCGGCCAGAAGGGCGTCCGGATGCAGCACCTGCTGGATTCGTGCGTCGACGAGTTCCGGGAGAACGAGGACCTCCCGAACACCACCAACCCCGACGACTGGGCCCGGATCTCCGGCAAGAAGGGCGAGCGGATCGTCTACATCCGTACCCTCGTGTCCGGCGGAAAGGGCAGCGAAGCGGGCCGGTCGATCGAGACCGCGAGCAATACGGGACAGTATCTCTGA
- a CDS encoding RecB family exonuclease, translating to MTESPGALLPIVGSLSPSRASDFKTCPLLYRFRSIDRLPQRPTAAATRGTLVHAVLERLFDLPPGQRSPAAAEALLSPEWNRLVDEVPELTELFETPESLTTWLESARGLLSGYFTLEDPNRLAPAERERLVEVVLDSGLRLRGFVDRIDVAPTGEIRVVDYKTGAAPRESFEGKAMFQLKFYALVIWRTRGVVPRMLRLLYLGDREVLDYVPDADELIRFERTLQALWAAIDRATEARDFRPNPGPLCGWCDHQALCPAHGGTPPPFPEAAPPAMEPMTSPAAED from the coding sequence ATGACCGAGTCTCCCGGCGCACTGCTCCCGATCGTCGGGTCGCTGTCTCCGTCACGAGCGTCGGACTTCAAGACCTGCCCGCTGCTCTACCGTTTCCGCAGCATCGACCGCCTGCCCCAACGCCCCACCGCCGCCGCCACCCGAGGCACCCTCGTCCACGCGGTCCTCGAGCGCCTCTTCGACCTCCCGCCCGGCCAGCGCTCCCCCGCCGCCGCCGAGGCCCTGCTCTCCCCGGAGTGGAACCGCCTGGTCGACGAGGTACCCGAACTCACCGAGCTCTTCGAAACTCCGGAATCCCTCACCACCTGGCTCGAATCGGCTCGAGGCCTGCTCTCCGGCTACTTCACCCTCGAAGACCCGAACCGCCTGGCCCCGGCCGAGCGCGAACGCCTGGTGGAGGTGGTGCTCGATTCGGGCCTCCGCCTGCGAGGCTTCGTCGACCGAATCGACGTAGCCCCCACCGGCGAGATCCGCGTGGTCGACTACAAGACCGGCGCCGCCCCGAGGGAGTCCTTCGAGGGCAAGGCGATGTTCCAGCTGAAGTTCTACGCGCTGGTCATCTGGCGCACGAGGGGCGTGGTCCCGAGGATGTTGCGCCTGCTCTACCTGGGCGACCGCGAGGTCCTCGACTACGTCCCGGACGCCGACGAACTGATCCGCTTCGAGCGCACCCTCCAGGCCCTGTGGGCGGCCATCGATCGAGCCACCGAGGCCAGGGATTTCCGCCCGAACCCGGGCCCCCTCTGCGGCTGGTGCGACCACCAGGCCCTCTGCCCCGCCCACGGAGGAACACCCCCACCGTTCCCCGAAGCCGCGCCCCCGGCGATGGAGCCGATGACGTCCCCAGCCGCCGAAGACTGA
- a CDS encoding glycosyltransferase family 39 protein, protein MRTIHRRLVAALPVRAWILLALLYVLAVALALITNPQFGPDSRIYLAWTYWYLGHPQPEAAQLSYNYLWDNGGLKDCWSCWPDDYQHKFFTGQYAAVVGPRVLLPFLSAPFVALIGPMGMLVVPMVGYAIAVVATVMLASRLWGQRWALLSGVVLLLPVYVSRWSVVAHTEGPAFALLAAPLLLLPLAKRTTRKHLVWYVVLVAVGMLNRQFAIALPAAVGSAWLLVAIRDRAFRNVWLPFAFWGNLVGFGILIAQMVVTPIIFGGEELSLTAQFNALSQQYFQAQGLAAIAPVTWNIITSDLLRVRYDLGLMALLVMLTVAVIWRFRSELSAMAVGAFLTVSAINVIEFWPASFRYHAPIVPLLVLATVALLADLWGPVRQRPSRSTEAVPRTPANRLSENAVRKAIEAARPPRIWAPTRTGLRWIGSLPGHAWLTIGVLVVVTFAELQDRTWHYGPTSIYSLAWAYRILGYSPADASMKTYDDLHMLPFFDSGCGGPCWEYGNTWIYQHATSADPNIVYPVLSAPFVALFGYSGLLVVPVVALLVATVLITVFARRRWGAAAATLTAVMFLLTDRIAVAGLAGTADMLAIALAIGCLFTLPLDGPRSRRALAVFGVLITLALLSRSTSIALVGAVGMAWLAASWNARNPLNRWLPYAATAVGSLVGVVALGQVLPIADARYLGRAREVISEGTGGVVGSIADRIHEATQVDGTYIAADALLCAVLLITVFAAPLRAVRDPLAALAFGGGLVSALLGLLVGVPSGARQFSVVYPLFLLATVSVLVPLAGRFRPRAPDLPPVSGDPPAPAEPGPPPSPATVDPPVPDAVPAALLSADDVDLTAPTPAPADAGPNADGGLWRRSRRPGRAVAVRGT, encoded by the coding sequence TTGAGGACGATTCATCGACGCCTCGTCGCCGCACTCCCGGTGCGCGCCTGGATACTCCTCGCACTGCTCTACGTCCTCGCGGTCGCCCTGGCGCTGATCACCAACCCCCAGTTCGGGCCGGATTCGCGCATCTACCTCGCCTGGACGTACTGGTACCTCGGCCACCCACAGCCCGAGGCGGCCCAGCTCTCGTACAACTACCTGTGGGACAACGGCGGCCTCAAGGACTGCTGGTCCTGCTGGCCCGACGACTACCAGCACAAGTTCTTCACCGGCCAGTACGCGGCCGTCGTCGGCCCGCGCGTGCTGCTGCCGTTCCTCTCCGCGCCGTTCGTCGCGCTGATCGGCCCGATGGGCATGCTGGTCGTGCCGATGGTCGGCTACGCGATCGCGGTCGTCGCCACCGTGATGCTGGCGTCCCGGCTCTGGGGCCAGCGCTGGGCCCTGCTCTCCGGCGTCGTGCTGCTGCTCCCGGTGTACGTGTCCCGGTGGAGCGTGGTCGCGCACACCGAGGGCCCGGCGTTCGCGCTGCTCGCGGCGCCGCTGCTGCTCCTGCCACTGGCCAAGCGCACGACCCGGAAACACCTGGTCTGGTACGTCGTCCTGGTCGCGGTCGGCATGCTCAACCGGCAGTTCGCGATCGCGCTGCCGGCCGCGGTCGGCAGCGCCTGGCTGCTGGTCGCGATCCGCGATCGCGCTTTCCGCAACGTCTGGCTGCCGTTCGCGTTCTGGGGCAACCTGGTCGGCTTCGGCATCCTGATCGCCCAGATGGTCGTCACGCCGATCATCTTCGGCGGCGAGGAACTGAGCCTCACCGCGCAGTTCAACGCGCTGTCCCAGCAGTACTTCCAGGCCCAGGGGCTGGCCGCGATCGCGCCGGTCACCTGGAACATCATCACCTCCGACCTGCTCCGGGTCCGGTACGACCTCGGGTTGATGGCGCTGCTGGTGATGCTCACGGTCGCGGTGATCTGGCGGTTCCGCAGCGAGCTCTCGGCGATGGCCGTCGGCGCGTTCCTCACCGTCAGCGCGATCAACGTCATCGAGTTCTGGCCGGCCTCGTTCCGGTACCACGCGCCGATCGTCCCGCTGCTCGTGCTGGCGACGGTCGCGCTGCTGGCCGATCTCTGGGGCCCGGTCCGGCAGCGGCCGTCCCGCTCCACCGAGGCGGTACCGCGCACCCCCGCGAACCGGCTCAGCGAGAACGCCGTCCGGAAAGCGATCGAAGCCGCGAGGCCCCCGCGGATCTGGGCCCCCACGAGAACCGGCCTGCGCTGGATCGGCTCGCTCCCCGGCCACGCCTGGCTGACGATCGGCGTCCTCGTCGTCGTCACGTTCGCGGAGCTGCAGGACCGGACCTGGCACTACGGACCCACCAGCATCTACAGCCTGGCCTGGGCCTACCGCATCCTCGGCTACTCGCCGGCCGACGCCAGCATGAAGACCTACGACGACCTGCACATGCTGCCGTTCTTCGACTCCGGCTGCGGCGGCCCGTGCTGGGAGTACGGCAACACCTGGATCTACCAGCACGCCACCTCGGCCGACCCCAACATCGTGTACCCGGTGCTCTCGGCGCCGTTCGTGGCGCTGTTCGGGTACAGCGGCCTGCTGGTCGTCCCGGTCGTCGCGCTGCTGGTCGCGACCGTGCTGATCACGGTGTTCGCCCGCCGCCGCTGGGGTGCCGCCGCGGCCACGCTGACCGCGGTGATGTTCCTGCTGACCGACCGCATCGCGGTCGCCGGCCTGGCCGGCACCGCGGACATGCTCGCGATCGCGCTCGCGATCGGCTGCCTGTTCACGCTCCCTCTGGACGGTCCCCGCAGCCGTAGGGCCCTGGCCGTCTTCGGCGTCCTGATCACGCTCGCGCTGCTCAGCCGGTCGACGTCGATCGCGCTCGTCGGCGCGGTCGGGATGGCCTGGCTGGCCGCGTCCTGGAACGCCCGCAACCCGCTCAACCGCTGGCTGCCCTACGCCGCCACCGCGGTCGGCTCGCTGGTCGGCGTCGTCGCGCTGGGCCAGGTGCTGCCGATCGCCGACGCCCGCTACCTCGGGCGCGCCCGCGAGGTGATCTCGGAGGGCACCGGCGGCGTCGTCGGGTCGATCGCCGACCGCATCCACGAGGCCACCCAGGTCGACGGCACCTACATCGCCGCCGACGCGCTGCTCTGCGCGGTGCTGCTGATCACGGTGTTCGCCGCCCCGCTGCGGGCCGTCCGCGACCCGCTGGCCGCGCTCGCGTTCGGCGGCGGCCTGGTCAGCGCGCTGCTCGGCCTGCTCGTCGGGGTTCCGTCCGGAGCCCGCCAGTTCAGCGTCGTCTACCCGCTGTTCCTGCTGGCCACGGTCAGCGTCCTCGTCCCGCTGGCGGGCCGGTTCCGACCGCGCGCGCCGGACCTGCCGCCGGTCTCCGGCGACCCGCCGGCTCCGGCCGAGCCGGGGCCGCCGCCGTCCCCGGCGACCGTGGACCCCCCGGTTCCGGACGCCGTCCCGGCCGCGTTGTTGTCGGCGGACGACGTCGACCTGACCGCGCCGACCCCGGCCCCGGCGGACGCCGGACCGAACGCCGACGGCGGCCTGTGGCGCAGAAGCCGACGGCCAGGCCGGGCGGTCGCGGTCCGAGGTACGTAG